In Nymphaea colorata isolate Beijing-Zhang1983 chromosome 3, ASM883128v2, whole genome shotgun sequence, a genomic segment contains:
- the LOC116251118 gene encoding heavy metal-associated isoprenylated plant protein 47-like — MAQKLVLDVPLYCQKCRTKALKIAAVAHGVTSVALEGENKVQLVVVGEGVDPVCLVKALRKKVGYTQMINFAPLSKDAGEGDKSTEDKDTKPPTVTGGSCACQHNWPPVYWVDPPTCSIL, encoded by the exons ATGGCG CAAAAGTTGGTGCTGGATGTCCCGTTGTACTGCCAGAAGTGCAGGACTAAAGCCTTGAAAATTGCTGCCGTTGCACATG GTGTCACTTCAGTGGCCTTGGAGGGAGAGAATAAAGTGCAACTGGTGGTGGTCGGAGAAGGCGTAGACCCAGTCTGCTTGGTGAAAGCATTGAGGAAGAAAGTAGGCTACACTCAGATGATTAATTTCGCGCCACTGAGCAAGGACGCAGGCGAAGGTGATAAAAGTACCGAAGATAAGGACACCAAGCCTCCGACCGTGACGGGGGGTAGCTGTGCATGCCAACACAACTGGCCGCCTGTTTATTGGGTAGACCCTCCTACTTGCTCAATCTTGTGA
- the LOC116251165 gene encoding heavy metal-associated isoprenylated plant protein 47-like, which translates to MKQKLVLHVDMFDEKRRSKAMKTAVGAEGVSSVALDGKDKRKLVVIGEDMNAYELVKSLRKNFMVDMESLEKVKSEKNEEKPEEKKAVEQWPYVYQPTVPQHIVYQEANPNCPIM; encoded by the exons ATGAAG CAAAAGTTGGTGCTCCATGTGGACATGTTTGATGAGAAACGGAGGTCTAAGGCCATGAAGACTGCCGTCGGTGCTGAAG GTGTGTCATCGGTTGCTTTGGATGGGAAGGACAAAAGGAAGTTGGTAGTGATTGGTGAGGACATGAATGCATATGAGCTGGTGAAGTCTCTAAGGAAGAACTTCATGGTGGACATGGAGAGCTTGGAAAAAGTGAAGAGCGAGAAAAATGAGGAGAAGCCAGAGGAAAAGAAGGCGGTCGAGCAATGGCCGTATGTTTACCAGCCTACCGTCCCGCAACACATCGTCTACCAAGAAGCTAATCCTAATTGCCCCATTATGTAA
- the LOC116251116 gene encoding heavy metal-associated isoprenylated plant protein 47-like, which translates to MKQKLALQLDMFDEKRRAKAMRTVVGAQGVLSVALDGKEKRKLVVVGEHMDAFELVKSLKKKNFRVDMESLEEVKSEKK; encoded by the exons ATGAAG CAAAAGTTGGCGCTCCAATTGGACATGTTTGATGAGAAAAGGAGGGCCAAGGCCATGAGGACTGTCGTCGGTGCTCAAG GTGTGTTGTCGGTGGCTTTGGAtgggaaggagaaaaggaagttGGTAGTGGTAGGTGAGCACATGGATGCCTTTGAGCTGGTGAAGTctctgaagaagaagaatttcaGGGTGGACATGGAGAGCTTAGAAGAAGTGAAGAGCGAGAAAAAGTAA
- the LOC116251262 gene encoding suppressor protein SRP40-like encodes MKQRLVLSFDTYYDDYNSRSKAMKTVVSADGVTSVKLDEKDESKMVVIGEEMDAYGLLNILKKRNFKAHMESLEEIKHGKQEHHEKYKKKEHHKKEEEKKHKKDRKKKERKDKKKHGHSDSDSDSGSGSSSSSSSDSESDSDRKKRGHHHNRSSSSSSSSSSDSDSDSDKKKKQGHHHRNRTTYVYMPTYPPQIYPAPAPYDDGYNYNYSTSRY; translated from the exons ATGAAG CAACGGCTGGTGCTCAGCTTTGATACATATTATGATGACTACAATAGCAGGTCTAAGGCCATGAAGACTGTTGTGAGTGCCGATG GTGTGACGTCTGTAAAATTAGATGAGAAGGACGAGAGCAAGATGGTGGTGATAGGTGAGGAGATGGATGCCTATGGGCTGCTGAACATTCTGAAGAAGAGGAATTTCAAAGCCCACATGGAGAGCTTAGAGGAAATAAAACATGGGAAACAAGAGCATCATGAGAAATATAAGAAAAAGGAGCATCacaagaaagaggaggagaaaaaacataagaaggacaggaagaagaaggaaaggaaggataAGAAGAAGCACGGGCACTCAGACTCCGACTCTGATTCTGGTTCAGGCTCAAGCTCTAGCTCCAGCTCGGACTCGGAATCGGACTCAGATAGGAAGAAGCGAGGACATCATCATAATCGGTCGAGCTCCAGCTCGAGCTCGTCCAGCTCCGACTCGGACTCAGACTCagataagaagaagaagcaaggacACCACCATCGTAATCGGACGACATACGTTTACATGCCGACATATCCGCCGCAAATTTACCCTGCACCTGCACCATACGACGACGGCTATAACTACAACTATTCCACCAGCCGTTACTGA